A part of Patescibacteria group bacterium genomic DNA contains:
- a CDS encoding rod shape-determining protein, translated as MSLFSKKLGIDLGTANTLVFVPGKGVVLNEPSVVAVSEQDNKILAVGVEAKNMIGKTPDSIIAYRPMKDGVIADYRVTEAMLRYFINKALGKWNIWKPEVMISVPAGVTSTERRAVIEAAIKAGAKNAYVVKEPILAAIGAGIPIQEAVGRMIVDIGGGTTDVAVISLGGIVASTSVKVAGNKIDIAITDYIKKTFNLAIGDKMAEDIKINIGSAVPLEEEIAMTIKGRDFITGLPRTAEVKTNEVVKAISKELREMVKAIKDVLQETPPELAADIIDQGIMMTGGSSQLRNLPELVFRRTGVKATLAKDALYCVALGTGIALEHLEMYKKSIIAKR; from the coding sequence ATGAGTTTATTTTCCAAAAAACTTGGCATTGATCTCGGCACCGCCAACACCTTGGTGTTTGTTCCGGGTAAAGGCGTCGTGTTAAACGAACCATCAGTGGTTGCCGTGTCTGAACAAGACAATAAAATTTTAGCCGTCGGAGTTGAAGCCAAAAATATGATTGGGAAAACCCCCGATTCGATTATTGCCTACCGCCCGATGAAAGATGGTGTGATTGCTGATTATCGAGTGACCGAAGCCATGTTGCGATATTTTATAAACAAGGCTCTTGGCAAATGGAATATTTGGAAACCAGAAGTGATGATCAGTGTGCCAGCTGGCGTGACTTCGACTGAACGGCGCGCGGTGATTGAGGCGGCTATTAAAGCTGGAGCCAAAAATGCCTACGTGGTGAAGGAACCAATTTTGGCGGCCATCGGCGCGGGTATTCCTATTCAAGAAGCTGTGGGACGAATGATTGTGGATATCGGTGGTGGCACGACAGATGTGGCGGTGATTTCGCTTGGAGGTATTGTTGCTTCAACTTCCGTAAAAGTGGCTGGCAACAAAATTGATATTGCCATTACCGATTACATTAAAAAAACTTTCAACTTAGCGATTGGGGATAAAATGGCGGAGGATATAAAAATTAATATCGGTTCTGCCGTGCCGCTCGAAGAAGAGATTGCCATGACAATCAAAGGCCGTGATTTTATTACTGGGCTTCCTCGAACAGCTGAAGTAAAAACCAACGAAGTGGTCAAAGCCATCAGTAAAGAACTTCGCGAAATGGTCAAAGCTATTAAAGATGTTTTGCAGGAAACGCCACCAGAACTGGCTGCGGATATTATTGATCAAGGAATTATGATGACAGGCGGTTCTTCGCAGTTGCGCAATTTACCAGAATTGGTTTTTCGCCGAACTGGAGTGAAAGCCACACTTGCTAAAGATGCACTCTATTGTGTGGCTCTCGGGACAGGAATTGCGTTGGAGCATCTTGAGATGTACAAGAAGAGCATCATAGCGAAGCGCTAG
- a CDS encoding recombinase family protein: protein MKAIIVSRVSTEEQKEAGNSLPAQDKRINDYCAKKGFTIIEKYSFDESAYKDKRDEFDKLVESVEEVAKKEKVAVCFDKVDRLSRSVFDKRVGTLYEMAVADKIELHFVSDGQVINNQMSAVEKFQFGMSLGLAKYYSDAIGDNVKRAFEQKRRSGEWTGSVRLGYLNVSLDVEKRLRKDIIIDPERGHLIQKMFELYATGNHSLETIRIKMTELGLRTLKGNKLSKSGVENILKDTFYCGIAMSKKYGSYPHKYPRLVDKELFDKCQEIRLKRRVSPYMGRSKDFIFKGLLKCQNCGCSMSGETKTKKSGLTFTYYSCTNAKGICKRVYVPEKDLLKPVYEVLERFEGITDEVQSELVDELRKSTETEIVFHKAQIKRIRSEYEQIKMKDDRLLEAFLDQSITKETYDRKHQEYADKLQLLNIELEEHTKADYEYQTTVATVLSVARRARQIFEGSETAEQRAFLNFILQNPTVNEKTLGFTLRSPFNLVLELADSPIWLPG, encoded by the coding sequence ATGAAAGCAATAATCGTCTCACGAGTATCAACAGAGGAACAAAAAGAAGCGGGCAATTCTTTGCCAGCGCAGGATAAGCGCATAAACGATTATTGTGCTAAGAAAGGCTTTACGATTATAGAAAAGTATAGCTTTGACGAAAGTGCGTACAAAGATAAGAGAGATGAGTTTGATAAGTTAGTTGAGTCTGTTGAAGAGGTAGCGAAAAAAGAAAAAGTTGCCGTTTGTTTTGATAAGGTAGACCGCCTTTCAAGAAGCGTTTTTGATAAAAGGGTTGGCACCCTCTACGAGATGGCGGTAGCAGACAAAATAGAGCTTCACTTTGTATCTGATGGGCAAGTTATAAATAATCAGATGTCTGCGGTTGAGAAGTTTCAATTTGGTATGAGCTTAGGTTTGGCCAAGTATTACTCTGATGCAATCGGCGACAACGTCAAAAGAGCTTTTGAACAAAAACGAAGAAGTGGTGAGTGGACGGGCAGTGTTCGTTTGGGTTATTTGAATGTGTCTTTGGATGTAGAAAAAAGATTACGAAAGGACATAATTATAGACCCCGAAAGAGGACATCTCATTCAAAAGATGTTTGAGCTATACGCGACAGGAAACCACTCGCTTGAAACTATCCGTATCAAAATGACCGAGCTTGGTTTACGAACGCTCAAGGGTAACAAACTCTCGAAGAGTGGTGTTGAAAATATCCTCAAGGATACTTTTTATTGTGGCATCGCTATGTCGAAAAAGTATGGTTCCTATCCTCATAAATATCCGCGCTTGGTTGATAAAGAACTCTTTGATAAGTGCCAAGAAATACGTTTGAAGCGTCGAGTGTCGCCTTATATGGGTCGCTCCAAAGATTTTATATTTAAGGGTCTGCTGAAGTGTCAAAACTGTGGTTGCTCTATGAGCGGCGAAACCAAGACCAAGAAAAGCGGGCTGACTTTTACCTATTATTCCTGTACCAACGCTAAGGGTATCTGCAAGAGAGTGTATGTACCTGAAAAGGACTTGCTCAAGCCTGTATACGAGGTACTGGAGCGGTTTGAGGGCATTACAGACGAGGTACAGAGCGAGCTGGTGGATGAACTGCGGAAGAGCACCGAAACCGAAATTGTCTTTCATAAGGCCCAGATTAAGCGCATCCGCAGTGAGTACGAGCAAATCAAAATGAAGGATGACAGATTACTAGAGGCCTTCCTTGACCAGAGTATTACTAAGGAAACCTATGACAGAAAGCATCAAGAGTATGCGGACAAGTTGCAGCTTCTTAACATCGAACTAGAGGAACATACAAAAGCCGACTACGAGTATCAGACTACTGTGGCCACTGTCCTTTCTGTTGCCCGCCGTGCAAGACAAATCTTCGAGGGTTCTGAAACAGCCGAGCAAAGGGCCTTTCTTAACTTCATACTTCAGAACCCGACTGTAAACGAAAAAACGCTAGGGTTTACCTTGCGTTCTCCGTTCAATCTAGTCCTAGAACTAGCTGACAGTCCTATTTGGCTCCCCGGGTAG
- a CDS encoding DUF167 domain-containing protein, whose translation MYIKLHVVADAREESIQKTGIDSYDISVKEKALQNQANRKVLDLMRKEFGEKRVQIRLVSGHHSPHKIVSVDKIL comes from the coding sequence ATGTATATAAAGCTTCACGTAGTTGCCGACGCTCGGGAAGAGTCCATACAAAAAACCGGTATAGATTCCTACGATATTTCTGTGAAAGAGAAAGCGCTACAAAATCAGGCCAATCGTAAAGTTTTAGATCTCATGAGAAAAGAATTTGGTGAAAAGCGAGTTCAGATCAGGCTTGTGAGCGGGCATCATAGTCCGCATAAGATTGTGAGTGTTGATAAAATACTGTAA
- a CDS encoding rod shape-determining protein has protein sequence MRNKHLEKMYTFLSNDIGIDLGTANTLVYMRGQGIIINEPSVVAVNNKTGQVVAVGIHAKSMLGRTPPHISAVKPLVGGVISDFEVTEEMISYLIKKAEANSRKLLGPRVVVGVPSGITNVETRAVRDATKNNGAREVHIVEEPMAAAIGIRLPVQEPVGNMIIDIGGGTSDIAVISLGGIVRSKSLKIAGDRLNEDIISYIRGEFKILIGEKTAESIKIAIGSVLPSGSPMEASIRGRDLITGLPREVIVTDSDVREAIAQSVDNLVESVKEVLETTPPEIVADIMHRGAYLVGGGALLKGFDELLVDSLKIPVHIAEDPLTAVARGAGIILEDLDRYSEVLLQNEDELPPKK, from the coding sequence ATGAGAAACAAACACCTAGAAAAAATGTATACTTTTTTGTCGAATGACATCGGGATTGATCTCGGTACGGCTAATACACTGGTCTACATGCGCGGACAGGGAATTATTATCAACGAACCTTCTGTTGTTGCCGTTAATAATAAAACTGGTCAAGTGGTGGCCGTTGGTATTCACGCTAAATCGATGTTGGGACGCACGCCGCCGCACATTAGTGCGGTCAAACCGCTTGTTGGCGGTGTAATTTCAGATTTTGAAGTGACTGAAGAAATGATTTCGTACTTGATAAAAAAAGCTGAAGCTAATTCTAGAAAACTTTTGGGACCGCGAGTGGTTGTTGGAGTTCCTTCAGGAATTACAAATGTGGAAACCCGAGCGGTACGCGACGCTACCAAAAATAACGGCGCGCGCGAAGTCCATATCGTAGAAGAACCGATGGCCGCCGCCATCGGTATTCGTCTTCCCGTGCAGGAACCGGTTGGAAATATGATTATTGATATCGGTGGAGGTACGTCAGACATTGCCGTTATTTCTCTCGGAGGAATTGTGCGTTCAAAAAGTTTGAAAATTGCCGGCGATCGATTGAATGAAGATATTATTTCCTATATTCGAGGCGAATTTAAAATTTTAATTGGGGAGAAAACCGCTGAGAGTATTAAAATTGCCATTGGTTCTGTCTTGCCCAGCGGCTCTCCAATGGAAGCTTCAATCCGAGGGCGCGATTTGATTACCGGATTGCCACGCGAAGTGATTGTGACCGATTCTGATGTTCGTGAGGCGATTGCGCAATCGGTCGATAATCTCGTTGAGTCCGTTAAAGAAGTTCTTGAAACCACGCCGCCTGAAATTGTGGCAGACATCATGCATCGCGGCGCCTATCTTGTCGGAGGTGGAGCGCTCCTCAAAGGTTTTGATGAACTGTTGGTCGATTCTTTAAAAATTCCCGTACACATCGCCGAAGACCCTTTGACTGCCGTTGCTCGTGGCGCTGGAATTATTCTCGAAGATCTCGATCGGTATAGTGAAGTGTTGCTTCAGAATGAAGATGAATTACCTCCAAAAAAATAA
- a CDS encoding methionyl-tRNA formyltransferase, with the protein MSTTPLNYVFFGTPEFSTLVLAELLSKGYSPAFVVTTPDKPAGRGLALTESPVKIFATKQNIPVLQPEKLDAEFVSNLKEKNLDLCIVAAYGKILPESLLSITKYPPLNVHPSLLPKYRGTSPVESQILADEKNIGVSVIRMDEKTDHGPIVAQEKVEIPNWPISRDTLNTILWKKGGALIAQALPSWIDGSLKEIPQNHDEATPTPRTQKTDGLVELLDSDRKNYLKYLAYEGWPGTYFFSEKDGKKIRVIIKKARLLDEKFVIDTVLPEGKKEMGYEDFLKGKKVG; encoded by the coding sequence ATGAGTACGACACCTCTCAATTACGTTTTTTTCGGAACTCCAGAATTTTCCACACTTGTCCTCGCTGAACTTTTATCGAAGGGATATTCCCCCGCCTTTGTGGTGACGACTCCCGACAAGCCGGCAGGAAGAGGGCTGGCACTCACGGAATCGCCGGTGAAAATTTTTGCGACAAAGCAAAATATTCCGGTATTGCAACCAGAAAAACTCGATGCCGAATTTGTTTCTAATCTCAAAGAAAAAAATCTCGACCTATGTATTGTGGCGGCATATGGAAAAATTTTGCCAGAATCTCTACTGTCCATTACAAAGTATCCTCCGCTCAACGTGCACCCATCACTGCTTCCAAAGTATCGCGGTACGTCTCCCGTTGAAAGCCAGATTTTAGCGGATGAAAAAAATATCGGCGTTTCAGTAATTCGCATGGATGAAAAAACCGATCACGGACCGATCGTTGCCCAAGAAAAAGTGGAAATACCTAACTGGCCGATTTCACGAGATACCTTAAATACTATTTTATGGAAAAAAGGAGGAGCGTTGATTGCGCAGGCGTTACCGAGCTGGATAGATGGAAGCCTAAAAGAAATTCCTCAAAATCACGACGAGGCCACACCTACACCAAGAACACAAAAAACCGACGGACTCGTTGAACTTTTAGATTCTGATCGAAAAAATTATCTTAAATATCTTGCGTACGAAGGCTGGCCGGGCACCTATTTTTTTAGTGAGAAAGATGGTAAAAAAATCCGTGTCATTATCAAAAAAGCGCGCCTTCTTGATGAAAAATTTGTGATCGACACTGTGCTACCTGAAGGGAAAAAAGAAATGGGGTATGAAGATTTTCTTAAGGGGAAAAAAGTCGGTTAA
- the murA gene encoding UDP-N-acetylglucosamine 1-carboxyvinyltransferase, with protein MKDIFLIKGQHGKRALVGELPVFGAKNAVLPAFASAILFDEPILFENVPFIQDVQSSVEIIKNLGGKIERKGYHEWRIDASVLTSKILDHELSKKMRASTVFIGPLLARYGEVVLPHPGGCVLGERPVDMFISAFEKMGATVTFDSEIYTFKTNGKKLHGAEIFLRVPSHTVTETVMMAATLAEGTTVIKNAAMEPEIGNVAEFLISCGAKITGVGSPTLTIVGGGILKAGKKSFKTIPDRIEAGSFLILAALAGEDITIKNCNPMHLESLIATFERSGLHMNITKDSIHVKYSRDAKNSNFHGTSVTTHEYPGFPTDLQAPLTVFLTQVTGESSVFETIFDGRLNYADDLVKMGAKLNVWSKHTMTIKGPAILKGRELDGPDIRAGLAYILAAIVAKGRSVINNVHYVDRGYERIEERLKAVGVDIERVSN; from the coding sequence ATGAAAGACATTTTTCTTATCAAAGGCCAGCACGGCAAACGAGCTCTCGTCGGAGAACTTCCTGTGTTTGGCGCGAAGAATGCTGTATTGCCGGCGTTTGCAAGCGCCATTTTATTTGACGAGCCGATACTATTTGAAAACGTGCCGTTTATTCAGGATGTCCAAAGTTCGGTAGAAATTATAAAAAATCTAGGTGGTAAGATTGAGCGAAAAGGTTATCACGAGTGGAGAATCGATGCTTCGGTTTTAACGAGCAAAATTCTCGACCATGAACTTTCGAAAAAAATGAGAGCGTCGACGGTTTTTATTGGCCCTCTGCTCGCACGCTATGGAGAGGTGGTGTTGCCGCATCCGGGAGGTTGCGTGCTCGGTGAGCGACCGGTGGATATGTTTATTTCGGCTTTTGAAAAAATGGGTGCGACGGTTACATTTGATTCAGAAATTTATACATTTAAAACTAACGGTAAGAAACTTCATGGTGCGGAAATTTTCCTTCGTGTGCCAAGTCATACCGTCACCGAGACGGTAATGATGGCGGCCACGTTGGCTGAAGGAACGACGGTTATTAAAAACGCCGCTATGGAACCGGAGATCGGAAATGTCGCTGAATTTTTAATTTCTTGCGGCGCGAAAATTACTGGTGTGGGTTCTCCAACATTGACGATTGTTGGTGGAGGCATTTTGAAAGCTGGCAAAAAAAGTTTTAAAACTATTCCGGATCGAATCGAGGCGGGAAGTTTCCTTATTTTGGCTGCGCTTGCAGGAGAGGACATCACTATAAAAAATTGTAACCCGATGCATTTGGAAAGTTTGATTGCCACCTTTGAGCGTTCTGGACTTCACATGAATATCACGAAAGACTCCATTCATGTTAAATATTCACGGGATGCAAAAAATTCTAATTTTCATGGAACCAGTGTCACCACTCACGAGTACCCAGGTTTTCCAACTGACTTGCAAGCGCCGCTGACGGTTTTTTTGACTCAAGTAACGGGCGAGAGTAGCGTCTTTGAAACTATTTTTGACGGCCGATTAAATTACGCTGATGATTTGGTAAAGATGGGAGCGAAGCTGAACGTCTGGAGTAAGCACACCATGACAATCAAAGGTCCAGCGATTTTAAAAGGTAGGGAGCTCGACGGACCAGACATTCGCGCTGGTCTCGCCTACATTTTGGCAGCTATTGTGGCGAAGGGGCGATCCGTTATTAATAATGTTCATTATGTCGATCGAGGCTATGAAAGAATTGAGGAGAGGCTAAAGGCGGTGGGAGTGGATATAGAGAGAGTGAGTAATTAG
- the def gene encoding peptide deformylase, which yields MTPIVQNPNPVLRKVAKEVPEKTIKSPKIIAVLERMKEALDSQEDGVAIAAPQIGESLRIFVITERALEISDELAEGKKIAKNPEKVYGHLVFINPVISKISKTKAVLEEGCLSVRYAYGKVNRSTKATVKAFNEKGEKFTRGGSGLLAQIFQHEIDHLNGILFIDTAKEVKEVPPEKTT from the coding sequence ATGACACCGATTGTCCAAAACCCTAATCCTGTTCTACGCAAAGTAGCGAAGGAAGTGCCGGAAAAAACCATAAAAAGCCCTAAAATCATTGCTGTTTTAGAAAGGATGAAAGAGGCCCTTGATTCCCAAGAAGACGGCGTGGCCATTGCTGCACCACAAATTGGCGAATCATTGAGAATTTTTGTAATCACCGAACGAGCTCTTGAAATTTCAGATGAACTAGCGGAAGGAAAAAAAATCGCTAAGAACCCTGAAAAAGTTTATGGTCATTTGGTTTTTATCAATCCCGTAATTTCCAAAATTTCGAAAACCAAAGCCGTACTCGAAGAAGGGTGTCTCAGTGTCAGGTATGCCTATGGAAAAGTTAACCGTTCAACCAAGGCCACGGTCAAAGCGTTCAACGAAAAAGGTGAAAAATTTACACGCGGCGGAAGCGGGCTTTTAGCGCAAATTTTCCAGCATGAAATCGATCATCTCAATGGCATTTTATTTATTGATACGGCAAAAGAGGTTAAGGAGGTTCCACCTGAAAAAACTACATGA
- the frr gene encoding ribosome recycling factor produces MFSFTKFNQKGKDIEEWLTKELGSVRTSRATPAILDGILVESYGAKMPISSVGSIASQDARSLFITPWDTSLIKEIEKAVVAASLGLSVAAVDTGVRVSFPELTNDRRTALLKIAKDKLEDARVSVRKLRDEVQKEIEAAEKAGGMGEDEKFRLKAELQKLVDALNKKLGDAAERKEKEIQS; encoded by the coding sequence ATGTTTTCCTTCACTAAATTCAATCAAAAAGGCAAAGATATCGAAGAGTGGCTCACTAAGGAGTTGGGGAGTGTTCGCACGTCTCGCGCAACGCCAGCTATTCTCGATGGAATTTTAGTTGAGTCATATGGCGCCAAGATGCCGATTAGTTCTGTTGGAAGCATCGCTAGTCAGGACGCGCGATCACTTTTTATCACACCGTGGGACACGTCACTCATAAAAGAAATTGAAAAAGCGGTTGTGGCGGCGAGCCTGGGGCTATCTGTAGCCGCAGTGGACACTGGTGTTCGAGTTTCATTTCCAGAACTAACCAACGATCGACGAACAGCGTTATTGAAAATCGCGAAAGATAAATTGGAAGATGCGCGAGTCTCAGTGAGAAAATTGCGTGATGAAGTCCAAAAAGAAATTGAGGCGGCAGAAAAAGCAGGGGGCATGGGAGAAGACGAAAAGTTTCGTTTAAAAGCGGAATTGCAAAAGCTTGTGGATGCGCTCAATAAAAAACTTGGGGACGCGGCGGAGAGGAAGGAGAAGGAAATACAAAGTTAG
- the raiA gene encoding ribosome-associated translation inhibitor RaiA, with amino-acid sequence MKINLKGTGLEITPDVSDYLYKRLGAIEKFLPSEADGYIIDVELGKTTKHHQAGDIFRAEINIHIGGKAFRAVSEQEDLMTAIDDIKDEISRELSSHKGKKMSLVRRSGQRIKNMFRRFYR; translated from the coding sequence ATGAAAATAAACTTAAAAGGTACAGGGTTAGAAATTACCCCAGATGTGTCGGATTATTTGTATAAGAGACTCGGAGCTATTGAGAAATTTTTACCAAGCGAGGCCGATGGATATATTATTGACGTTGAACTCGGCAAAACCACTAAACATCATCAAGCCGGGGATATTTTTAGAGCTGAAATCAATATTCACATTGGGGGCAAGGCTTTTCGCGCCGTTTCAGAACAAGAAGATTTGATGACCGCCATCGATGACATTAAAGATGAAATAAGTAGGGAATTGAGTTCGCACAAAGGAAAAAAGATGTCGCTCGTCAGAAGAAGTGGGCAAAGAATTAAAAATATGTTTCGCCGGTTTTACCGATAG
- a CDS encoding aminoacyl--tRNA ligase-related protein — MRQSKLFTKTRKEAPKDEVAKNAELLIRAGFIHKEMAGVYSYLPLGLRVINKIGNIIRREMNAVGGQEVMLTVLQDKNLWEKAGKWSDAVVDNWFKTKLKNDNEVGLGYSHEAELTNLLKDYVRSWRDLPLYIYQIQTKFRNEARAKSGIIRGREFLMKDMYSFSRTQEEHSAFYEGAKTAYKNIYDAVGIGSQTYITSSSGGSFSKYSDEFQTVTDAGEDVIYICEKCKMAINDEIFKEVSACPNCGNKDLVKKKAVEVGNIFNLGVNFSEPLELHFMDEKSEKKTVIMGCYGIGLGRLMGTIVEVLADEKGIVWPESVAPFKVHLISLSMEGDAKKYADELYEKLNKMGVEVLYDDRDLRAGEKFADSDLLGLPWRLVVSDKTVKAGVIEVKGRTESQSKMLSEAEVLKMI; from the coding sequence ATGCGCCAATCAAAACTTTTTACAAAAACTCGCAAAGAGGCTCCAAAAGATGAAGTGGCAAAAAATGCCGAACTGCTCATTCGCGCAGGATTTATTCACAAAGAAATGGCTGGAGTTTATTCATATCTGCCGCTCGGCCTTAGAGTTATAAACAAAATTGGCAACATTATTCGCAGGGAAATGAATGCGGTTGGCGGACAGGAAGTGATGCTCACGGTTCTTCAAGACAAAAATCTTTGGGAGAAAGCTGGCAAATGGAGTGACGCGGTTGTCGACAATTGGTTTAAAACTAAATTAAAAAATGACAACGAGGTCGGGCTTGGATACAGTCACGAAGCCGAGCTCACCAATCTTTTGAAAGATTATGTTCGTTCGTGGAGAGATTTGCCGTTGTATATTTACCAAATCCAAACGAAATTTAGAAATGAAGCGCGAGCCAAAAGTGGCATCATTCGCGGCCGAGAATTTTTGATGAAAGATATGTATTCTTTTTCGAGAACTCAGGAGGAACACTCAGCTTTTTATGAGGGAGCAAAAACTGCGTACAAAAATATTTACGATGCAGTTGGAATTGGTTCACAGACGTACATCACGTCTTCAAGTGGTGGAAGTTTTTCAAAATACTCAGATGAATTTCAGACGGTGACTGACGCAGGAGAAGATGTCATTTATATTTGCGAGAAATGTAAAATGGCTATTAACGATGAAATTTTCAAGGAAGTATCCGCTTGTCCTAATTGTGGCAATAAAGATTTAGTGAAGAAAAAAGCCGTTGAGGTTGGAAATATTTTTAATCTCGGAGTTAATTTTTCTGAACCACTTGAGCTCCATTTCATGGACGAAAAAAGTGAAAAGAAAACCGTTATTATGGGTTGCTACGGTATCGGGCTCGGGAGACTCATGGGTACGATTGTGGAAGTTCTCGCCGATGAAAAAGGCATTGTCTGGCCAGAATCAGTTGCGCCGTTTAAAGTTCACCTCATCTCACTTTCTATGGAAGGTGACGCTAAAAAATACGCAGACGAGTTGTACGAGAAATTAAATAAGATGGGAGTTGAGGTTTTGTATGACGATCGAGATCTTCGCGCCGGAGAAAAATTTGCTGATTCGGATTTGTTGGGTCTACCATGGCGGCTTGTGGTCAGCGATAAAACAGTCAAGGCGGGCGTGATTGAAGTTAAAGGCAGAACCGAAAGCCAATCAAAAATGTTGAGTGAAGCTGAAGTGCTCAAGATGATCTAA
- the mreC gene encoding rod shape-determining protein MreC → MNYLQKNNHRNSSAWKSIVGVVLVLGLAGIFYFFLPNFLTQTLYGVATPVWNSSEFVKGSFAAVWSMFDDKAKLESENAALLLKLSIANVALTTLDDYKRENDTLKTLLGRTNGEKSVLASVLSRPGHTAYDSFVVDAGKNDGVKKGDLVLVQDFAIGTVEEVFNRYAKISLFSSFGESVLVRVGTSGVDTEALGRGAGNFSIKLPKEILVKPGDVIKSTGLYPKFYGVVGDVEQTETSAFQSILFTLPVNLNIVDQVLILSSEE, encoded by the coding sequence ATGAATTACCTCCAAAAAAATAACCACAGAAATAGTAGCGCTTGGAAGTCTATTGTTGGCGTGGTTTTAGTTCTTGGACTGGCCGGAATTTTTTATTTTTTCCTTCCGAACTTTTTGACACAAACGTTGTACGGGGTTGCAACGCCTGTTTGGAATTCAAGTGAATTTGTCAAAGGTAGTTTTGCCGCTGTGTGGTCTATGTTTGATGATAAGGCGAAACTGGAATCTGAAAATGCCGCGCTTCTTTTAAAGCTCAGTATTGCAAACGTGGCGCTTACGACCCTCGATGATTACAAAAGAGAAAATGACACGCTCAAGACTTTGCTCGGGAGGACCAACGGCGAGAAATCAGTTTTAGCCTCCGTTCTTAGTCGTCCCGGCCATACTGCGTATGATTCTTTTGTGGTTGACGCGGGAAAAAATGATGGCGTGAAAAAAGGCGATTTGGTTTTAGTTCAAGACTTTGCTATTGGTACAGTGGAAGAGGTGTTTAATCGCTATGCAAAAATTTCTTTGTTTTCGTCCTTCGGTGAGTCAGTGTTAGTGAGGGTCGGTACAAGTGGTGTTGATACCGAAGCGCTCGGCAGAGGAGCCGGAAATTTTTCTATTAAACTCCCAAAAGAAATTCTGGTTAAGCCGGGAGACGTGATAAAATCCACGGGCCTCTACCCGAAATTTTACGGCGTTGTTGGAGATGTTGAGCAGACAGAAACGAGCGCCTTTCAATCTATCCTTTTTACCTTACCGGTCAACTTGAACATCGTTGATCAGGTTTTGATACTTTCCTCCGAAGAATAA
- a CDS encoding site-2 protease family protein — translation MNIIIFLIILALLVLVHELGHFLIAKKNGVRVDEFGLGFPPTLFSKKIGETIYSLNLLPFGGFVRIFGENAESLESPNGVVENKSRSLAHKSSFVQAAVLSGGVLFNVIFAWLIISLGFMFGLPTALDTTNASQLTNVQLTVTSILPNSPAELSGLKAGDAILSLKTTTAQMTEKLNPDTVHDFIMKSKGPIEMSIQRGSKISQLQIEAKKGIVGDAVAIGIGMDMIGYIKLPIFKAFWQAGIMTERLFVNVALGIFDFFKDAIFGRADLSTVSGPIGMVSLVGDAKNLGFSYLIFFTALLSINLAVINLLPLPALDGGRIFVVLIEAIKGSPLKPKLIQGLNTAGFGLLILLMLFITYHDIVKLF, via the coding sequence ATGAACATAATAATTTTTCTAATAATTTTAGCGTTGCTCGTCCTCGTTCACGAACTTGGCCATTTTTTGATTGCCAAAAAAAATGGAGTGAGAGTAGATGAATTTGGTTTGGGATTTCCTCCCACACTTTTTAGTAAAAAAATTGGTGAGACTATCTACTCGCTGAACCTCTTACCGTTCGGCGGGTTTGTGAGAATTTTCGGTGAGAACGCTGAAAGTTTAGAAAGCCCCAATGGAGTGGTTGAAAATAAAAGTCGAAGTTTGGCGCATAAAAGTAGTTTCGTTCAAGCGGCTGTGCTCTCTGGCGGCGTTTTGTTTAATGTTATTTTTGCGTGGCTTATTATTTCTCTAGGTTTTATGTTCGGTTTGCCGACAGCCCTCGACACGACCAATGCTTCACAACTGACTAATGTACAATTAACTGTCACTTCCATTTTGCCAAATTCACCAGCAGAATTGTCAGGGTTGAAAGCGGGAGACGCGATTCTTTCATTAAAAACCACAACGGCTCAAATGACGGAAAAATTAAATCCAGACACGGTTCACGATTTTATTATGAAAAGCAAGGGTCCAATTGAGATGTCTATACAGCGCGGGTCAAAAATTTCTCAACTGCAGATTGAAGCGAAAAAAGGAATCGTTGGGGACGCGGTAGCTATCGGAATCGGCATGGACATGATCGGCTACATCAAGTTGCCAATTTTTAAAGCTTTTTGGCAAGCAGGAATTATGACTGAGCGTTTGTTTGTAAATGTGGCGCTGGGAATTTTTGATTTTTTCAAAGATGCGATTTTTGGACGAGCTGATTTGTCTACGGTCTCGGGTCCCATCGGTATGGTCTCGTTGGTTGGCGACGCGAAAAATCTTGGTTTCTCGTATTTGATTTTTTTCACCGCGCTTCTTTCAATAAATTTGGCTGTTATTAATCTTTTACCACTGCCGGCGCTCGATGGCGGTAGAATTTTTGTGGTCCTCATTGAAGCTATTAAAGGCTCGCCGCTCAAACCGAAATTGATTCAAGGATTAAACACGGCAGGATTCGGGTTGCTTATTTTACTGATGCTATTTATTACCTATCACGATATCGTTAAGCTCTTTTAG